Within Pecten maximus chromosome 15, xPecMax1.1, whole genome shotgun sequence, the genomic segment attgcccaacccacatattaaaactttggagACATCTCTCAccttaatatccaatcagtaggccccgatgcattcaccttcctattaaatcccaaacggggaaaacccacaatctatttttgatttggcctatatgcatttgtttttatttcttacTTACTCCACCAATGGAGGTCATTTGTATTTTTCAGAACCGAAATGTTTGTGGAAAGGAAGGGAGTACAATAATGGCGATCATTTTTATGGCAATGAGGCCTGCCCAGCATATGCATCGTGCAACTGTAATTATGGGCAAGTTATATGTGCGTATGCTGGCTGTCCTTCACAATATCTTCCTTGTGTTGACCCAGTCACTCCAGGTTGCGGCTGTGCTTATTGTCCTAATGGTAAGGACAGGTTTTTATACCAAAAACATTTCTTTCAGTCAGGTATTCGAATACTAGAAGTTAGATTGTTAATCAAATTATACCACTATATGTGAAAAATTGATACAGTTTCAGCCAAAGAGGATCCTAAtaattaatttatcataaaaaaatctttaccTCACTGATCTGCCAAAATATAATTCTAAATGCTGATATACAATATCTGCAAAACACATATTAATAAAGTACATCTAACATGAGATGTAGTGTAGATATATCCAGCAAATTGGAAATATTGTGTAGACTAGTTATTTATCAGATTatgatttgtaaaatattgaaataaatctaAGGgatgttttataacttttgaaataaatcaattattgCATTTGACACAGACAAATTCTTCCTCTACAGGACCAAATTGTTATTTGGGGAACAAGATAATTACTGGATACCTATCTGATGGTAACCGATCCTGTCGATGCATGTTTCCGAGTCCCCAGGCATATTGCGATCCACCCGCTCCTTTAGCGCCTCCTACTATGACGCCTGTCATTGGATAACAAATCCCGATTTATCCTTACcataaaacagttttttttttgtttcaaacatattttattgataaatcaatgggGATTAAGCAACAGGCATAGCCTATATAAGCTCTCTCCCTAGCTTCcagtatataataaatgaaaatttatagatattgtaaatgaatgggggaaaatgaaaacaaaaaacaaaaaatcaaaactagACAATTAGAACACATACTTTCtcatacacacaaacacacattatacattcaCAGACATTGCATGcgtgtaattatataattgttattgaaactaattttatatatttagaaGATACTATGAGCTGGTGGGCattaacatataccatatacttACACTGTGattcaaaaacaacagatactAAGAGTACTAGTGTTATTTTGGTGttacacaataaatacaatacttaaatatattatgtcataacttttaaattagttatttcatactACTTGTATACGTATATACCTTATGAATCATGACCACATAAAGTCCACTGGCAAGTAATGCCCAGTAGTCAATCAACACAggtaattattttgtatataataatatcataataacatAATTTTACCAGCCATTACGGGTTAATACTATTATTTCAACATCATAGAATTACTATAACACCATCaacaatttataataaatatacttCTAATTATATGTTGTATGTAAACGTGTAGCATAAAACAGTAAAGTAAGACCTTCAATATATTTTGGTCATGTAACTTTAACaattgtaatgatttataatctttaaagattttaactaTTCTTTCAATTATGCAAGTGGACTTTTCAATAAATCTTTCAAACTTTTAAATTGTTTGCCTTTGATTGATGCACATATTACAGTATCTCAAGCGTTTGTCGTAAAACCGGATGCTGTCCGATTGACCTTTCCAATGATGTACTGACTTCACACATTGCCATAACAACGGTTAATTGactcatatacatatataattttcCATTAATCAGTATCATCAATActtgttttggtttggtttgtttttgttaaacgtcctattaacagaaagggtcatttaaggacgtgccaggttttggatgtGGAGGAAAGAAAAACCAGCggcctacggccagtacctggcaactgcccaacgtacGTTTcgaaacccagaggtggagggctagtgataaagtgttgggacaccttaaccactcgaccaccgcggttCCATCAATACAGACCAGCTGTTATCAAAAAAAGGAATGATGACCACATGTCATTGTTATTTCAAATCATAGCCATCGTAACCTAGATATTGTTGTATGGTACCGATAGTAAATGAAATTAgttacatttttatatcatttaatcTAGATAACAATTGATGCAGTTAATGTAACttgatatattacattatgCAAGTTAACGATGACTTCgggtaaatatttttttatgacaaGGTTTGCAGtttgaaataaacatatttttttctgatttttaatTCATATCTGATTATGAATTTATTAACTATTAATTGGTTTATGCTTTTGTATTGTAAATTTATGCACAACTTTAATCACGcttatatattgtgtttttcttcctTTCATGAATTCAGCAAACTTCCTGATAAGGACAAACCATTACAAATATGGATATGCTTTGTTGTCTTTACCAACTTTACGAAGCTTCAAAATTTGTCAAAAGCCTCTTAAATGCACAAAAGCTCTATGATTCTGATTGTTTCCTACATTCTGGAAGATTAACAACAATACGCTATATACTTCAAGACAAGAAACAAAACAAGCGATGTAATGATATCCACACACACATTTTAAAAGACTGCGTTATTAATACATATAGTTGTcatgaaattaaaacataaaattgacAACAGCTGTAACAATGTGATTATCCTTATTTCAGACAATCAAAACTGGCTTCCACTTTGTTATTAGTGCCCTTTTCAGTGGCTGTGACTTTCAGTTCTGTGAATCCGAAGTGCAATGCCACAATAATGTGTCGATTTTTCCCTCGCTTTGTATCAGGCATTTGCACATGTAATTCCCCTAACCTGTGACAAGTTTGTTCATAAGTATATTTTGGACAAATTGACGTGGATTCGTAGACTTCCACAGTTGATACAGTATCTTTGGCATGTGCTGGGCGACATTCGTGTTCCACTGTCGTCTTTCCCATTATTACAGACTGACCAACCTTCAccattattttgaaaatgtcgCTGACCATTTCACGTCCTTCATTAATAAAGTAAGTTGACCGAGAATGTTCGTTTTCGTTATACGGTATACTGACACATATCCCGTAAGTCCTTGGGCTCGCCCGCTCACAGATGGCCTCGGGTGAATGTCCAAACATCACTGCACCCTTCAGCACCGCCATATTGGCCTCAACAGGACGGATAACATTCTTTCTTGGGAAAGATGACTCTATTTTTTCCATTATGAGATCTGAATCGGAAAACCCTCCAACCAGTAAGATTGTCGAAACACGAACCATTGATTTCTTCATAAAAAGACGCTCGACATGCTCAACAATGTCATTCATTGGGCCTTGAAACAACTCAATCATCTGACTGTTTTGAATTTTAGTTTTTCCTTTCTAACCTCAACTGAAGAAGAATATTTAGATTTCATTCCGGAAAGCGTCTTTCCTAGAGTGCATTTACGCACAGTCTTGTAGCTCTGCAAGAAGACTTGCACCCTACTCTTATAATAGTACAATCATCCTGattgacatttctttttttaatttcaaacattCTTTCATGTTCGAGTATTTCAGCATGATTGTTATCAGTGAAGTCTTTCCAGGCCTCCTGCCCAACTAAATCCTGTAAGAAGCTGAAGTATGCTTCGTCCACAACGGTTCCGCCCCATGGCCCACCTGTGGGTGGATGTATTTCCTTCAGAGTACTGTCATCCATGACCTGATGACATGTAATGTCCACTGTACCGCCTATAGAACAAAATATGACATTATACTTTTAACACGCCATTACGCTACACAAGATCACTCTAATCGATTAATATTTTGCCGAGAAACATAGCACCCCGACAACCCATATAAAGTAAAAGATTTGTGAATCTAAGCATCGTTGAAGGCGCTGCAACCTGTCTGCATgcataatttttcatttttgatatttcaatacGTGATACAGGTATACTGCTGTCGAAATTACCACTTAGGTTGATATAGGCTATTCTCATGTTTCTGGATCGTCATCATGGGTAAATGACATGAAAGTCAacatatttgatgttttttttcatataccTCGCGCTTTTCTGGTTTCTTTCTTGGTTCACATTTTAAGATCATATCATTGGATGGGTTCTAAATTCATTATATTGAGAATTGATGTTGTTGTCGCCTACCCGTGAAACATTATCATAATTCATTTTCCAGGGTATctgcatattttatatatttattgcttTGCTATTCGGTATTGTCAATATCAGTATTTTGTTGTCGGTCTTGTGatttttcacatttcatttGTGTACGTTTGTGAAATCTTTAGATAAACTAGGTTTTACCTCCAATATCCAGAAGAAGGAACTGCTCTCCGGGAGTAAAAGCGGATAAGCCTCTGGAACTCCCTCCCTCTTTTGTTGCCTTCACCGTTATTTCCTTACAGTAGATAGCAGCAGCTTCCGGTTCTAATGCCAGTGTCAACTGATTGTTATCAATGTCTGCCTAAAATaatagaaattaattaattaattagatAACATGTGTTATTGACAGAGACGATACATTGCCTCTAACAGAGTATCTATCAGATAATTAAGATTCTAGGGGAAATTAGCTTAAAGTTAAAATGGATGGCAAATAAAGGTATGGCATGATATTCAAATATCACTAATGTTAGTATATGTAACGGAGAACAATGCTTTTCTTTAGAATCATCTGAGCTGTATGAAATACTTCATGCTATATATTGGAATCTAGTATTAATTATCGCAATAAATTGGACCATTAATGTGTTCTGGATGACGAGTGTAGAGGATATAGATTCATTTGGTAACacttttttttgtgtgtgtttagtGCAAATGTGATCatatatggatttgatattaTATGTCATTTTGATTGAATCGTTATATGGCGCATTATCACCACCTACTCAGAAGTTATCCGTTATTGAAAATTCGTTCTCATAAACAGGTTGTATCAGAATGACGAATACTTTGCAAAATACTTTTTGGGTGGAAAACAGCATCATTTGTCGTATATTTGCACACAGATTTGAAGATGAAAACGTTTAataatataattctgtacaaCAAGCGGTTTTCCAGCACAGACAATGCATTTGCTTGCATTTGCCATTGATGGGAATCTTAAAGACCTCGTCAGTAATTAGCAAAATGCAGTATGGATACATC encodes:
- the LOC117343911 gene encoding uncharacterized protein LOC117343911, translated to MAIASPAISPVQHTHRANVDRAKFPVCMLTVLPKTSRVMTQSLYPAAVHIVTKNRNVCGKEGSTIMAIIFMAMRPAQHMHRATVIMGKLYVRMLAVLHNIFLVLTQSLQVAAVLIVLMDQIVIWGTR